A genomic region of Alicyclobacillus sp. SO9 contains the following coding sequences:
- a CDS encoding glycosyltransferase family 2 protein, whose amino-acid sequence MTEQVAAVIVTYNRKNLLLRTLQAVIDQRSPVARVFIVDNASTDGTEDTIRDSGYLQTSVVQYVRLPSNLGGSGGFHAGVKMAYENGYEWIWIMDDDVSPDWDCLHQLLKYKMSGPVLVPLRVSETVNIDEFPALRYDLSSPFKRLIRDVSIYTDYVETGEYPETLEVEDLSFEGPLFHRSVIEKVGYPRKDFFIIGDDTEYALRIRKRSGSKIVLIPSARINRMINAKPNDTYNWKKYYELRNAAIIKLQYGENALVKASPIVLLTLKAFRQLVSGKHRLGNAQMVLFALFDSFRHHLPNRYMP is encoded by the coding sequence ATGACAGAGCAAGTAGCTGCGGTTATCGTGACATACAATAGAAAAAATTTGCTCTTGAGAACCTTGCAAGCAGTTATAGACCAGAGAAGCCCAGTTGCGAGAGTCTTCATTGTTGACAACGCTTCAACGGACGGTACTGAGGATACCATTCGTGACAGCGGGTATTTGCAGACCTCTGTCGTACAATACGTGAGACTCCCTTCAAACCTCGGGGGTTCGGGTGGTTTTCATGCAGGTGTAAAAATGGCTTATGAAAATGGGTATGAATGGATATGGATCATGGATGATGATGTCTCTCCAGACTGGGACTGTTTACATCAGCTATTGAAGTATAAGATGAGTGGGCCCGTGTTGGTCCCACTGAGAGTCTCAGAAACTGTGAATATAGATGAATTTCCAGCGCTACGATACGACCTGTCTAGTCCCTTTAAAAGACTCATTCGAGACGTTTCAATCTATACAGACTACGTCGAGACAGGTGAATATCCGGAGACTTTAGAGGTGGAAGACTTGTCATTCGAGGGTCCCTTATTTCACCGTTCTGTTATAGAAAAGGTTGGTTATCCTCGTAAGGACTTTTTTATAATTGGGGATGATACGGAGTATGCACTACGAATCAGAAAGCGCAGCGGCTCCAAAATTGTCCTCATCCCATCAGCAAGAATCAATCGAATGATTAATGCAAAGCCAAATGACACATACAACTGGAAGAAATACTATGAATTAAGGAATGCAGCTATTATTAAGCTGCAATACGGCGAAAATGCTCTCGTAAAAGCATCTCCAATTGTCTTACTCACCCTTAAGGCATTCAGACAGTTGGTGAGCGGGAAACACCGCCTTGGCAACGCTCAAATGGTGCTTTTTGCTCTCTTTGATTCATTCAGACATCACTTGCCAAATCGGTATATGCCATGA